The Funiculus sociatus GB2-C1 DNA segment TGCCGCTATGAGTGGTGCTGGAATTATGTCAGGTCTAGCTACAGTAGGCGGAGTAGTTGGCGGCGGTGCTTTGGCTGGTGTCGGTGTGATTGGTGCTGCTCCGGCTGTTGCTGCAAAATTGGCGATGGATCAAGTATTGAAGGAGGACAAGGAGCTTTATTCTGACGAAGAAAATCAAGCTCGTGCAATTGGCAAAGCAGCAACAACCGTCGGTGCTGTTGCTGGTACTGCGGGAGCTGTTGGAGCAGTTGCCGCTGCTGGAAGTGTTGCGGGTGTGAGTGCAGCTGGAATCACTTCTGGCTTAGCTGCAATCGGCGGTGTAGTTGGAGGTGGCATGGCTGCTGGTGTGGTTATTACGGCAGCAGCGCCAGTAGCAGCAGCGGCGGCTCTTGGTTACGGTATTTACATACTATTTCAGCCAAAGAAAAAATATCGGTAATAGTGGCAGTATAGGTTATTCCTACCCAGATCATTAGGTAGCGAATCAATCATGCGATCGGGTCGTGCATTGACCTATTTTTTCGGTTTATGCTAGGCGCGATCTCTACAATACTTCATACTAGATAATATCATTGAAGGATAAGAGAATGGCTCCCGAAAACTTAGATATTTTATTAAAAATATTGCCAATAGTTGTTATTGGTGGTGGAGGATACATTGCTTATCAGCAGTACGAGACAAACTAACAAAAATTGATAATAGATTTGTATGATAAAGGCATCGAAATATATAACTATGTAATGGGATTGATTTTAATTGCTGCCAAAGGTGGGAACCGTTCAGATATAAAAGCTAAGTTTGATCAATTTGATGAACACACACATGAAGCCGATTTTCTATTAACTCGGAAACTCTAGTTTAGAATATTTTATTCAGCGCGATCGCGTTCGTACTAGCGCTGGTACGAACGCGATCGCTTAACCTCAAATTATCGATTTTCATCCGATTGGAAAGGATTTTCACCCACCCCTAGCTGCTTTTTCGTGGCTTCCAACTGTTGCCAAAGCGTCTCGATGTTT contains these protein-coding regions:
- a CDS encoding RNA polymerase subunit sigma-24; this translates as MRIIAAAGAAAVPAGVAAMSGAGIMSGLATVGGVVGGGALAGVGVIGAAPAVAAKLAMDQVLKEDKELYSDEENQARAIGKAATTVGAVAGTAGAVGAVAAAGSVAGVSAAGITSGLAAIGGVVGGGMAAGVVITAAAPVAAAAALGYGIYILFQPKKKYR